One segment of uncultured Desulfovibrio sp. DNA contains the following:
- a CDS encoding terminase gpA endonuclease subunit — MNIRFCEAERRIFARRERLSVSQWASRYLIVQDGIYRGSPLRLDVSPFLAGPMDAFGDPRVREVVVCGSLQVGKTLLLYACLGWAMDYRPGIKMLTMPTRESRDRVVEKKLRPMLQGSPLLRRMVGKYRRENILLRDGTSIELATAESPSQRASITVQDLIVDEEDLYSGSGESSPLQDFKGRTRSYGDFAKIIRACQPKGDESSSIWRGITEQVDQLMCYEVTCPACRHVQLMDVGHIVVPGGETDTRLIRSRKLARYRCPHCQYLWSDHSRDLAVAAGRWRPYVWTGAAFEPAPEVRDARSLGFHMPAILSRFVSLSDLAARRAIAQASDDASVQRQYYNDDLGLPWSPVELQTDVEHVLARRDPHLPPRTVPHGAVALTCGIDVQKRGFWYLVRAWMPSLASYVIDYGFLSSWDEVAALVFDTWYPVQGPDGTDAGERMPIWRAGIDSGGTETEGVYTRTEEVYIWVRANGGGVVHACKGASRPQAAPVRWVIRERMPHNGRPIPGGLRLYLIDSGAFKTTDMGRLLNADSRQPLRLHAEADETLASQLCAERLVRKNGNLVWVREHKDNHLLDCLMLSAATADASWTPSLPHYILQQQAQARMQTRMQTAGQRPQQRKRPQPEAAAHRW; from the coding sequence GTGAATATCCGCTTCTGCGAGGCCGAACGGCGCATCTTTGCCCGGCGCGAGCGGCTGAGCGTCTCGCAATGGGCCAGCCGCTACCTCATCGTGCAGGACGGCATCTACCGCGGCAGCCCGCTGCGGCTGGATGTCTCGCCCTTTCTGGCCGGCCCCATGGATGCCTTTGGCGATCCGCGCGTGCGCGAGGTGGTGGTCTGCGGCTCCCTGCAGGTAGGCAAGACCCTGCTGCTCTACGCCTGTCTGGGCTGGGCCATGGACTACCGGCCGGGCATCAAGATGCTGACCATGCCCACCCGCGAGTCCCGCGACCGCGTGGTGGAAAAGAAGCTGCGCCCCATGCTCCAGGGCAGCCCCCTGCTGCGCCGCATGGTGGGCAAGTACCGGCGCGAGAACATCCTGCTCAGGGATGGCACCAGCATCGAGCTGGCCACGGCCGAATCCCCCAGCCAGCGCGCCTCCATCACCGTGCAGGACCTCATCGTGGACGAAGAAGACCTCTACAGCGGCAGCGGCGAGTCCTCTCCCCTACAGGACTTCAAGGGCCGCACCCGCTCCTATGGCGACTTCGCCAAGATCATCCGGGCCTGCCAGCCCAAGGGCGACGAAAGCTCGTCCATCTGGCGGGGCATCACCGAGCAGGTGGACCAGCTCATGTGCTACGAGGTAACCTGCCCTGCCTGCCGCCATGTCCAGCTCATGGACGTGGGGCACATCGTGGTGCCCGGCGGCGAGACGGACACGCGCCTCATCCGCTCCCGCAAGCTGGCCCGCTACCGCTGCCCGCACTGCCAGTACCTGTGGAGCGACCACTCCCGCGATCTGGCCGTGGCCGCCGGCCGCTGGCGGCCCTATGTCTGGACGGGCGCGGCCTTTGAGCCGGCCCCGGAGGTACGCGACGCCCGCAGCCTGGGCTTTCACATGCCGGCGATCCTGTCGCGCTTTGTGAGCCTCTCCGATCTGGCGGCCCGGCGGGCCATTGCCCAGGCAAGTGATGATGCGTCCGTGCAGCGCCAGTATTACAACGACGACCTGGGCCTGCCCTGGTCACCGGTGGAGTTGCAGACCGACGTGGAGCACGTGCTGGCGCGGCGCGATCCGCACCTGCCCCCGCGCACCGTACCCCACGGGGCCGTGGCCCTGACCTGCGGCATCGACGTACAGAAGCGCGGCTTCTGGTACCTGGTGCGCGCCTGGATGCCGAGCCTGGCCAGCTACGTCATCGACTACGGCTTCCTGAGCAGCTGGGACGAGGTGGCCGCCCTGGTCTTTGACACGTGGTATCCCGTGCAGGGGCCGGACGGCACGGATGCCGGCGAGCGCATGCCCATCTGGCGGGCCGGCATCGACTCCGGCGGCACCGAGACCGAGGGCGTCTATACCCGCACCGAAGAGGTCTACATCTGGGTGCGCGCCAATGGCGGCGGCGTGGTGCATGCCTGCAAGGGCGCCAGTCGCCCGCAGGCCGCGCCGGTGCGCTGGGTCATCCGCGAGCGCATGCCGCACAACGGCCGGCCCATCCCCGGCGGCCTGCGCCTCTATCTCATCGACAGCGGCGCCTTCAAGACCACGGACATGGGCCGCCTGCTCAATGCCGACAGCCGCCAGCCCCTGCGCTTGCATGCCGAAGCCGACGAAACGCTGGCCTCGCAGCTCTGCGCCGAGCGGCTGGTGCGCAAAAACGGCAACCTCGTCTGGGTGCGGGAACACAAGGACAACCACCTGCTGGACTGCCTCATGCTGTCGGCCGCAACGGCTGACGCCTCCTGGACGCCCAGCCTGCCGCACTACATCCTGCAACAGCAGGCGCAGGCCCGGATGCAGACACGGATGCAGACCGCCGGCCAGCGTCCCCAGCAACGCAAGCGCCCGCAGCCCGAAGCCGCGGCGCACAGATGGTAA
- the rfbD gene encoding dTDP-4-dehydrorhamnose reductase, with protein sequence MKIFLTGGSGQAGYELRRSLMLYGDVMAPTRQELDLADAAAVKSWLDRHRPDCLVNAAAYTAVDKAEGDAEQAFRLNAVLPALLADYAARHGARLVQYSTDYVYDGSGQSPRDESAPMAPCNVYGQSKMEGDMAVMRSGASYLIFRTSWVYAARGHNFLRTMLRLAQQRDSLSVVADQMGAPTTARLLAEVTSVALTRALASGTYHVACRGETSWHGFACHILQEAAAMGWPLRATPASVQPITTDAYGAPAPRPRNSRLAVDRIETALNLRLPHWTTALTLTLQELYTCDAPQAKRETVCTKPF encoded by the coding sequence ATGAAAATATTTCTGACAGGCGGCAGCGGGCAGGCAGGGTACGAGCTGCGGCGCAGCCTTATGCTATACGGAGACGTCATGGCGCCCACACGGCAGGAGCTAGACCTTGCCGATGCTGCTGCCGTGAAAAGCTGGCTGGACCGCCACCGCCCGGACTGTCTGGTCAATGCCGCAGCCTATACTGCCGTGGACAAGGCAGAAGGGGATGCCGAGCAGGCCTTCCGCCTCAATGCCGTACTGCCCGCGCTACTGGCTGACTACGCGGCACGGCACGGAGCACGCCTGGTGCAGTATTCCACCGACTATGTCTATGATGGCAGCGGCCAGTCTCCCCGGGACGAAAGCGCTCCCATGGCGCCATGCAATGTCTATGGACAAAGCAAGATGGAAGGCGACATGGCCGTGATGCGCAGCGGCGCATCCTATCTCATCTTCAGGACCTCGTGGGTCTATGCCGCGCGCGGCCACAATTTTCTGCGCACCATGCTGCGCCTGGCCCAACAGCGCGACAGCCTGTCCGTGGTGGCGGATCAGATGGGGGCGCCCACCACGGCGCGTCTGCTGGCAGAGGTGACCAGTGTGGCCCTCACCCGTGCCCTGGCGTCCGGCACCTATCATGTGGCCTGCCGGGGAGAAACCAGCTGGCACGGCTTTGCCTGCCATATTCTGCAGGAGGCTGCCGCCATGGGCTGGCCCCTGCGGGCAACACCCGCATCCGTGCAGCCCATCACCACGGATGCCTACGGCGCACCGGCCCCCCGTCCCCGCAACTCCCGTCTTGCGGTGGATCGTATTGAAACGGCCCTGAATCTCCGCCTGCCCCACTGGACCACTGCCCTGACACTGACCCTGCAGGAACTGTACACCTGTGACGCACCGCAGGCCAAAAGAGAGACCGTATGCACAAAACCGTTCTGA
- a CDS encoding type II toxin-antitoxin system RelE/ParE family toxin, whose amino-acid sequence MNILKFSPEFGQWLSALRDVRGKVKILARLERAEQGNFGDVKPLGEGLCEMRVHYGPGYRIYYTQRGEIVYLLLVGGDKSSQARDIARARAMMEDD is encoded by the coding sequence ATGAACATCCTTAAGTTTTCCCCGGAATTCGGCCAATGGCTGTCAGCCCTGCGAGATGTCCGGGGCAAGGTGAAGATTCTTGCCCGGCTGGAACGCGCGGAGCAGGGAAACTTTGGCGATGTGAAACCGCTCGGTGAGGGGCTGTGCGAAATGCGGGTGCATTATGGCCCGGGATACCGCATCTACTACACCCAGCGGGGGGAGATTGTGTACCTGCTGCTGGTTGGCGGCGACAAGTCCAGCCAGGCACGGGACATTGCCCGGGCAAGGGCCATGATGGAGGACGACTGA
- a CDS encoding primase-helicase zinc-binding domain-containing protein: protein MIAQLVQQRGLKAVKVAGTHGGEYACPCPACGGRDRFRFWPAQGEGGTWYCRQCGKGGDCIQFLRDFEGLSYAEACRRLGVERAPLPTSIMPRREGARAWTPSEMPLPCPAWQEHAAKLLDYAHQRLLGDDVQFMRLAMRGIDPAAVERYRLGWLPGENGKDGYHRDRGAWGLPPETNARGRKKSLWIPAGLVIPALGEDGAVLRLRIRRDEEARARFGADMKYVVVPGSSMRPLLLRPEARAFVVVEAELDAIACAAAAEAAGLDVGAFAAGTSLGRPDAVAHAVLRRALCILVALDFDQPDAQGQRAGAKGMPFWAQTYRTARRWPVPSGKDPGDAVREGWEIADWLRIGLPPVFAGTATQCAKTAPSCDPLPDAEQARVTMPAEQNHNQGAGEEHSRPRPPLPPQSRQRMEAPAPPRRRGGARYLTHPIGPLDSLEVLARAGLRAIPTPDGDFRLTGHEHWPDEDLPRLMGWLRRHGEWVRGALYGEWTY from the coding sequence ATGATAGCGCAGCTTGTTCAACAGCGCGGCCTGAAGGCCGTCAAGGTGGCCGGAACGCATGGCGGCGAATATGCCTGCCCCTGTCCCGCCTGCGGCGGCAGGGATCGCTTCCGCTTCTGGCCGGCCCAGGGGGAGGGCGGCACCTGGTACTGCCGCCAGTGCGGCAAGGGCGGGGACTGCATCCAGTTTCTGCGGGACTTCGAAGGCCTGAGCTATGCCGAGGCCTGCCGGCGTCTGGGCGTGGAACGTGCGCCCCTGCCCACGTCCATCATGCCCCGTCGTGAAGGCGCCCGGGCGTGGACGCCATCCGAGATGCCGCTGCCCTGCCCCGCCTGGCAGGAGCACGCCGCCAAACTGCTGGACTACGCCCACCAGCGCCTGCTGGGCGACGACGTGCAGTTCATGCGCCTGGCCATGCGCGGCATCGATCCGGCGGCGGTGGAACGCTACCGCCTGGGCTGGCTGCCCGGCGAGAACGGCAAGGACGGCTACCACCGGGACCGCGGGGCGTGGGGCCTGCCGCCGGAGACCAACGCCCGCGGCCGCAAGAAGTCCCTGTGGATACCGGCCGGCCTGGTCATCCCCGCCCTGGGCGAAGACGGTGCGGTGCTGCGCCTGCGCATCCGCAGGGACGAGGAAGCGCGCGCCCGCTTCGGCGCAGACATGAAGTACGTGGTGGTGCCCGGTTCCAGCATGCGGCCCTTGCTGCTGCGCCCCGAGGCCAGGGCCTTTGTGGTGGTGGAGGCCGAGCTGGACGCCATTGCCTGCGCCGCGGCTGCCGAGGCCGCCGGGCTGGACGTGGGTGCCTTTGCGGCTGGCACCAGCCTGGGCCGTCCGGATGCCGTGGCCCATGCCGTTCTGCGCCGGGCGCTGTGCATCCTCGTGGCGCTGGACTTTGACCAGCCGGATGCCCAGGGCCAGCGGGCCGGCGCCAAGGGCATGCCCTTCTGGGCGCAGACCTACCGCACGGCCCGGCGCTGGCCCGTGCCCAGCGGCAAGGATCCCGGCGACGCCGTGCGTGAGGGCTGGGAAATTGCGGACTGGCTACGCATCGGCCTGCCCCCTGTTTTTGCCGGTACAGCCACGCAGTGCGCGAAAACAGCGCCCTCGTGCGACCCTCTTCCGGATGCGGAGCAGGCCCGTGTGACCATGCCCGCTGAACAGAACCACAACCAGGGCGCGGGGGAAGAGCACAGCCGTCCCCGGCCGCCGCTCCCGCCCCAGAGCCGGCAGCGCATGGAAGCGCCGGCGCCCCCTCGCCGGCGGGGCGGGGCACGGTATCTCACCCACCCCATCGGCCCGCTGGACAGCCTTGAGGTGCTGGCCCGGGCCGGCCTGCGGGCCATCCCGACGCCTGATGGCGATTTTCGCCTTACCGGGCATGAGCACTGGCCGGACGAGGATCTGCCCCGGCTTATGGGCTGGCTCAGGCGCCACGGAGAATGGGTACGCGGCGCGCTCTACGGTGAGTGGACATACTGA
- a CDS encoding DNA modification methylase, producing MRHMNLEYWPLERLHACERPLRSNDACVERMVAAIQHYGFRVPLLVRADGEVVDGHLRLKAARQMALDSVPVLLVDDLDDGQVRAFRLLVNRSATWATWNEAALSHELAELQALHVDLTLTGFEPRELDRFLGALALDAEDALDAAPEPPVQPVSRPGDVWLLGGHRLLCGDATLPEAYAALMQGTEADMVWTDPPYNVGYEGKAGTIKNDAMSDQAFAAFLQRVFRRIAAVVRKGGAVYVAHADAGQLGVAFRQAYLQAGLKLASCLIWRKNTGVLSRADYHWQHEPILYGWRPGAPHAWYGDRKQTTVQDAFPAAVREAGEEPCWHIMDGERIVRISGRDVRVEVLSGSVFCEAKPQRNADHPTMKPVALIERMLANSSKRGDVVLDPFGGSGSTLMACERQGRICRTMELDPRFVDVIIRRWEDATGREALLENGVQPFAEVGLVRGVPHAC from the coding sequence ATGAGACACATGAATCTGGAATACTGGCCGCTGGAGCGTCTGCACGCCTGCGAGCGCCCCCTGCGCAGCAACGATGCCTGCGTGGAGCGCATGGTGGCGGCCATACAGCACTACGGATTCCGCGTGCCCTTGCTGGTACGGGCCGACGGAGAGGTGGTGGACGGGCACCTGCGCCTCAAGGCGGCGCGGCAGATGGCTCTGGACAGCGTGCCCGTGCTGCTGGTGGATGATCTGGACGACGGGCAGGTGCGCGCCTTTCGGCTGCTGGTCAATCGTTCGGCCACGTGGGCGACGTGGAACGAGGCGGCTCTGTCCCATGAGCTGGCAGAATTACAGGCCCTGCACGTTGACCTGACCCTCACGGGCTTCGAGCCGCGCGAGCTGGACCGTTTCCTGGGGGCACTGGCCCTGGATGCCGAGGACGCCCTGGATGCCGCTCCGGAGCCGCCCGTGCAGCCTGTCAGCCGTCCTGGTGATGTCTGGCTGCTGGGCGGGCATCGCCTGCTCTGCGGGGATGCCACCCTGCCGGAAGCCTACGCGGCCCTCATGCAGGGCACGGAAGCCGACATGGTCTGGACAGACCCGCCCTACAACGTGGGTTACGAGGGCAAGGCCGGCACGATCAAGAATGACGCCATGAGCGACCAGGCCTTTGCCGCCTTTCTGCAGCGTGTCTTCCGGCGGATCGCCGCCGTCGTGCGCAAGGGCGGCGCTGTCTACGTGGCGCATGCCGATGCCGGCCAGCTGGGTGTGGCCTTTCGGCAGGCGTACCTGCAGGCCGGTCTCAAGCTGGCCAGCTGCCTCATCTGGCGCAAGAACACGGGGGTACTCTCCCGCGCCGACTATCACTGGCAGCACGAGCCTATCCTCTACGGCTGGCGTCCGGGCGCGCCCCATGCCTGGTACGGTGACCGCAAGCAGACCACCGTGCAGGACGCCTTTCCGGCCGCGGTGCGCGAGGCGGGCGAGGAACCCTGCTGGCACATCATGGACGGCGAGCGCATCGTGCGCATCAGCGGCAGGGATGTGCGGGTGGAGGTGCTGTCCGGCTCCGTCTTCTGCGAGGCCAAGCCCCAGCGCAATGCCGACCACCCCACCATGAAGCCGGTGGCCCTCATCGAGCGCATGCTGGCCAACAGCAGCAAGCGCGGCGACGTGGTGCTGGACCCCTTTGGCGGCTCTGGCTCCACGCTCATGGCCTGCGAACGTCAGGGCCGCATCTGCCGCACCATGGAGCTGGACCCCCGCTTTGTCGACGTGATCATCCGGCGCTGGGAAGATGCCACGGGCCGCGAAGCCCTGCTGGAAAACGGCGTGCAGCCTTTTGCCGAGGTGGGCCTTGTCCGGGGAGTGCCCCATGCCTGCTGA
- a CDS encoding phage/plasmid primase, P4 family, with translation MTDQEMLQQVQNRIAEEQQAQPASSGQKADRNALPSPTHDFVERCLYANELGDGLLFAYLFRGRHAYVGQADEWIYWSGHHWSVDLIEKGHHARADVEHVALAYQETARHFASLAKSAEHDGDKESATRLKAKADKMKARVAKLRTDPGRKRCLEFAKTNLESPLAIAGNEIDRDPWALPMANGVVDLRTGELHPGRPEDWLVKSSPVEWQGIDAPCPHWERFVTEIMGDDPVMAAFLQRVFGYGCTGLAREHIFLVLFGRGRNGKGIMTEVIQTVLGGQNATASLAGPVQSEMLLDQGKNRSAAGPSPDIMSLRGLRIAFASETDEGQRFSPARVKWFSGGETLTGRYPHDKRNVSFEPSHLLCLLTNHKPHAPASDFAFWERLLLVDFPLSFVDRKPQNENERPMDKGLKDRLLQELPGIAAWLVRGCLEWQRVGLDPPAKVREATAEYRKDEDMLADFIEECCVLQQPGESDIRTPASELYDAFCEWFKVNISSKKTVSQKAFGKMMLEKFQRERKGGIYYYYGISVSSQMQHELDE, from the coding sequence ATGACCGATCAAGAAATGCTGCAGCAGGTTCAGAACCGTATTGCCGAAGAACAGCAGGCGCAGCCCGCCAGCAGCGGGCAGAAGGCTGACCGCAACGCCCTGCCCTCGCCGACGCACGATTTTGTGGAGCGCTGCCTTTATGCCAACGAGCTGGGCGACGGGCTGCTGTTTGCCTATCTCTTCCGCGGACGCCATGCCTATGTGGGGCAGGCGGACGAGTGGATATACTGGTCTGGCCATCATTGGTCCGTGGACCTCATTGAAAAGGGGCATCATGCCCGGGCGGATGTGGAGCATGTGGCCCTGGCCTATCAGGAAACCGCCCGGCATTTTGCCTCCCTGGCCAAGAGCGCCGAGCATGACGGCGACAAAGAGTCGGCGACGCGCCTCAAGGCCAAGGCCGACAAGATGAAGGCCCGCGTGGCCAAGCTGCGGACGGATCCGGGCCGCAAGCGCTGCCTTGAGTTTGCCAAGACCAATCTGGAATCGCCGCTGGCCATTGCCGGCAACGAGATCGACCGCGACCCGTGGGCGTTGCCCATGGCCAACGGCGTGGTGGATCTGCGCACGGGCGAGCTGCACCCTGGCCGCCCGGAGGACTGGCTGGTGAAGTCCAGCCCGGTGGAATGGCAGGGCATCGACGCCCCCTGCCCCCACTGGGAGCGCTTCGTCACCGAAATCATGGGCGATGACCCCGTGATGGCGGCCTTTCTGCAGCGCGTCTTCGGCTACGGCTGCACGGGGCTGGCCCGCGAGCACATCTTTCTGGTGCTGTTTGGGCGCGGGCGCAACGGCAAGGGCATCATGACCGAAGTCATCCAGACCGTGCTGGGCGGCCAGAATGCCACGGCCAGCCTGGCCGGGCCGGTGCAGTCCGAGATGCTGCTGGACCAGGGCAAGAACCGCAGCGCCGCCGGCCCCAGCCCGGACATCATGTCCCTGCGCGGCCTGCGCATCGCCTTTGCCTCCGAGACCGACGAGGGCCAGCGTTTCAGCCCGGCCCGCGTGAAGTGGTTCAGCGGCGGCGAGACCCTCACCGGCCGTTACCCGCACGACAAGCGCAATGTCAGCTTCGAGCCGTCACACCTGCTCTGCCTGCTGACCAACCACAAGCCGCACGCCCCGGCCAGCGACTTTGCCTTCTGGGAGCGCCTGCTCCTGGTGGACTTCCCCCTCTCCTTTGTGGATCGCAAACCGCAGAACGAGAACGAGCGCCCCATGGACAAGGGTCTGAAGGATCGCCTGCTCCAGGAGCTGCCCGGCATTGCGGCCTGGCTGGTGCGCGGCTGCCTTGAGTGGCAGCGCGTAGGCCTGGATCCGCCGGCCAAGGTGCGCGAGGCCACGGCCGAGTATCGCAAGGACGAGGACATGCTGGCTGACTTCATCGAGGAATGCTGTGTCCTGCAGCAGCCAGGGGAAAGCGACATACGCACGCCGGCCTCCGAGCTGTACGATGCCTTCTGCGAGTGGTTCAAGGTCAACATCTCTTCCAAGAAGACCGTTTCGCAGAAAGCCTTTGGCAAGATGATGCTGGAGAAGTTCCAGCGCGAGCGCAAGGGCGGCATCTATTACTACTATGGCATCAGCGTTTCCAGCCAGATGCAGCACGAGCTGGACGAGTAA
- a CDS encoding addiction module antidote protein, giving the protein MDESRFRVFDAAEFLDSEEAIAAYVSDAMQDADPDRLLTALATVARARGMSRLAEATGLGRESLYKALRPGAKPRFDTILRIMKGLNIHLQATVTS; this is encoded by the coding sequence ATGGACGAAAGCAGGTTCCGCGTTTTTGATGCCGCCGAATTTCTGGACAGCGAAGAGGCCATTGCGGCCTATGTTTCTGATGCCATGCAGGATGCCGACCCTGACCGCCTGCTTACCGCGCTGGCCACGGTGGCCAGGGCGCGCGGCATGTCTCGTCTGGCTGAAGCCACCGGCCTGGGCCGGGAAAGCCTGTACAAGGCCCTGCGGCCAGGGGCCAAGCCGCGCTTTGACACCATCCTGCGCATCATGAAGGGACTGAATATCCACCTGCAGGCCACGGTCACGTCCTAG
- the rfbB gene encoding dTDP-glucose 4,6-dehydratase translates to MHKTVLITGGAGFIGSCYVLQARQRGERVINLDKLTYAGNLENLATLHDDAAHIFVHGDMGNAELVRWLLRHYQPDAVLNFAAESHVDRSILDPEAFVRTNVLGTASLLRVVTTWWQSLPPLQQQAFRFLHVSTDEVFGTLREDDPAFQETTPYRPNSPYAASKAASDHLVRAFHETYGLPVLLTNCSNNYGPRQFPEKLIPLMLLHALDGRPLPVYGTGRNIRDWLHVEDHCLAIARVLEAGRPGQSYNIGGRSERSNLDVVRQICQILDDVRPRRSGSYADLITFVADRPGHDFRYAIDCSKIEAELGWRPRHDFASGLRETIAWYLNNAEWTEHVRSGAYREWMQRNYASRTEAKA, encoded by the coding sequence ATGCACAAAACCGTTCTGATCACCGGAGGCGCCGGCTTCATCGGCTCCTGCTATGTTTTGCAGGCTCGCCAGCGCGGGGAGCGCGTCATCAATCTTGACAAGCTGACCTACGCGGGCAATCTGGAAAATCTTGCCACACTGCATGACGATGCGGCCCACATTTTTGTGCATGGCGATATGGGCAATGCGGAACTGGTACGCTGGCTGCTGCGCCACTACCAGCCCGATGCCGTCCTCAATTTTGCGGCGGAAAGTCATGTGGACCGCTCCATTCTGGACCCGGAAGCCTTTGTGCGCACCAATGTGCTGGGCACGGCCTCGCTGCTGCGTGTGGTCACAACCTGGTGGCAATCTCTGCCCCCGCTACAGCAACAGGCATTTCGCTTTCTGCATGTGTCCACGGACGAGGTCTTCGGCACCCTCAGGGAAGACGATCCGGCCTTTCAGGAGACCACCCCCTACCGCCCCAACAGCCCGTACGCTGCCTCCAAGGCCGCCAGTGATCACCTGGTGCGGGCCTTTCACGAAACCTACGGTCTGCCGGTCCTGCTGACCAACTGTTCCAACAATTACGGGCCACGCCAGTTCCCGGAAAAGCTCATTCCGCTCATGCTGCTCCATGCCCTGGACGGCAGGCCGCTGCCCGTCTACGGCACGGGCCGCAATATTCGCGACTGGCTGCATGTGGAGGATCACTGCCTGGCCATCGCCCGTGTGCTGGAAGCCGGCAGACCGGGGCAGAGCTACAATATCGGCGGCAGATCAGAGCGGAGCAACCTGGATGTGGTGCGCCAGATATGCCAGATTCTGGATGACGTGCGTCCCAGGCGCAGCGGCAGCTATGCCGATCTCATCACCTTTGTTGCGGACAGACCGGGACACGATTTTCGCTATGCCATTGATTGCAGCAAGATAGAGGCAGAGCTGGGCTGGCGGCCACGCCACGACTTTGCCTCCGGCCTGCGGGAAACCATTGCCTGGTACCTGAATAATGCGGAATGGACGGAACACGTGCGCAGCGGAGCCTACCGGGAATGGATGCAGCGCAACTACGCTTCCCGCACGGAGGCAAAAGCATGA
- a CDS encoding helix-turn-helix domain-containing protein encodes MAFTTTDGDISGASAMRVEHGRMLYGLREIAAALHCSEKSVLRYVAQYGLPAGKIGGRWCADEARLREWQRAHLVSSAPVPFVRSDRLPR; translated from the coding sequence ATGGCCTTTACCACAACAGACGGCGACATCTCCGGCGCATCCGCCATGCGTGTGGAACATGGGCGCATGCTCTACGGCCTGCGCGAGATCGCGGCCGCCCTGCACTGCTCGGAAAAAAGCGTGCTGCGCTACGTGGCACAGTATGGCCTGCCCGCAGGCAAGATCGGCGGCCGCTGGTGTGCCGACGAAGCCCGCCTGCGGGAGTGGCAGCGTGCTCACCTGGTCTCGTCCGCCCCTGTGCCGTTCGTGCGTTCTGACAGGCTGCCCCGCTGA